The following proteins come from a genomic window of Microbacterium sulfonylureivorans:
- the yicI gene encoding alpha-xylosidase gives MKFTDGFWQLRPGVTALYAQEAYDIWQTDTTPDGPGLVITAPTAVIAKRGDTLNRPVLTVTLSSPLEGVVRVRIAHHIGGAWHGGFGLPGAIAGGAGAGTVTADGGVLTTGGLTARVAAGEPWSLVFEHDGRVLTSSGLKSQGYVRLAADAQVDTGIVDNARTGAPAPVERVFVHEQLDLGVGELVYGLGERFGPVVKNGQSVEIWNADGGTSSEQAYKSVPFYLTDRGYGVLVNDPGHVSFEIGSEAVERVQFSVPGEVLEYFVIDGPTPKDVLERYTALTGRPPVVPAWSYGLWLSTSFTTDYDEATVTSFIDEMAARELPVSVFHFDCFWMREFNWCDFEWDPRTFPDPDGMLARLHEKDLRVSVWINPYIGQRSPLFAEAAEQGFLVKRPDGSVWQWDLWQAGMGLVDFTNPDATAWYQAHLRRLIDQGVDCFKTDFGERIPVDVEWADGADPQRMHNLYAQLYNEAVHAVLAEERGEGDAVVFARSATAGGQTMPVHWGGDSTSTFTSMAETLRGGLSLAYSGFAHWSHDIGGFEGTPDAAVYKRWTAFGLLGSHSRFHGSGSYRVPWAFDDEAVEVTRIFTHLKMRLMPYLFQAGMDAATTGVPLLRPMLLEFPDDPAVRHLDRQYMLGGDILVAPVFSAAGEVDFYLPPGEWTGLLTGETVTGGAWRRETHGFDSLPLYVRPGTVLPWGARTDRPDYDYLEGLDVRVFPGGTGTRTITVTTPDGSSQEFTADLGEVTR, from the coding sequence ATGAAGTTCACCGACGGGTTCTGGCAGCTCCGACCCGGAGTCACCGCGCTCTACGCGCAGGAGGCGTACGACATCTGGCAGACCGACACGACCCCCGACGGCCCGGGTCTCGTGATCACGGCGCCGACGGCCGTCATCGCCAAACGCGGCGACACGCTCAACCGCCCGGTCCTCACCGTGACGCTGTCCTCACCCCTCGAGGGCGTCGTGCGCGTCCGCATCGCGCACCACATCGGCGGAGCGTGGCACGGCGGGTTCGGACTGCCCGGTGCGATCGCCGGCGGGGCGGGTGCGGGCACCGTCACCGCCGACGGCGGGGTGCTCACCACCGGGGGGCTCACTGCGCGAGTCGCGGCGGGGGAGCCGTGGTCACTGGTCTTCGAGCACGACGGCCGGGTCCTCACGTCGAGCGGACTGAAGTCGCAAGGCTACGTGCGGCTCGCCGCGGACGCCCAGGTCGACACCGGCATCGTCGACAATGCCCGCACCGGAGCACCCGCTCCGGTCGAGCGCGTGTTCGTGCACGAGCAGCTCGACCTCGGCGTCGGCGAGCTCGTCTACGGTCTCGGCGAGCGGTTCGGCCCGGTGGTCAAGAACGGCCAGAGCGTCGAGATCTGGAACGCCGACGGCGGCACGTCGAGCGAGCAGGCCTACAAGAGCGTGCCGTTCTACCTGACCGACCGCGGCTACGGCGTGCTCGTCAACGACCCCGGCCACGTCTCGTTCGAGATCGGGTCGGAGGCGGTCGAGCGGGTGCAGTTCTCGGTGCCGGGCGAGGTGCTCGAGTACTTCGTGATCGACGGTCCGACGCCGAAGGACGTGCTGGAGCGCTACACCGCTCTCACCGGGCGCCCGCCGGTCGTGCCTGCCTGGTCGTACGGGCTGTGGCTGTCGACATCCTTCACCACCGACTACGACGAGGCCACGGTGACGTCGTTCATCGACGAGATGGCCGCCCGCGAGCTGCCGGTGTCGGTGTTCCACTTCGACTGCTTCTGGATGCGCGAGTTCAACTGGTGCGACTTCGAGTGGGATCCGCGCACCTTCCCCGACCCGGACGGCATGCTCGCGCGCCTGCACGAGAAGGACCTGCGCGTCAGCGTGTGGATCAACCCCTACATCGGCCAGCGCTCGCCGCTGTTCGCCGAGGCGGCCGAGCAGGGATTCCTGGTGAAGCGCCCCGACGGCTCGGTGTGGCAGTGGGACCTGTGGCAGGCGGGGATGGGCCTCGTCGACTTCACGAACCCCGATGCGACCGCGTGGTACCAGGCGCACCTCCGTCGCCTCATCGACCAGGGTGTCGACTGCTTCAAGACCGACTTCGGCGAGCGGATCCCCGTCGACGTCGAGTGGGCCGACGGCGCCGACCCGCAGCGCATGCACAACCTCTACGCCCAGCTCTACAACGAGGCCGTGCACGCGGTGCTCGCCGAGGAGCGCGGCGAGGGCGATGCCGTGGTGTTCGCACGCTCGGCGACGGCCGGCGGCCAGACGATGCCGGTGCACTGGGGCGGCGACTCGACCTCGACGTTCACGTCGATGGCGGAGACCCTCCGCGGCGGCCTGTCGCTCGCGTACAGCGGCTTCGCCCACTGGAGCCACGACATCGGCGGCTTCGAGGGCACACCGGATGCCGCGGTCTACAAGCGGTGGACCGCGTTCGGCCTGCTCGGCAGTCACAGCCGATTCCACGGCTCGGGCTCGTACCGGGTGCCGTGGGCATTCGACGACGAGGCCGTCGAGGTCACCCGCATCTTCACGCACCTCAAGATGCGCCTGATGCCGTACCTCTTCCAGGCGGGGATGGATGCCGCGACGACGGGTGTGCCGCTGCTCCGGCCGATGCTGCTCGAGTTCCCCGACGACCCCGCCGTGCGGCACCTCGACCGGCAGTACATGCTCGGCGGCGACATCCTGGTCGCGCCGGTGTTCTCGGCCGCCGGCGAGGTGGATTTCTACCTGCCCCCGGGCGAGTGGACCGGCCTGCTCACCGGCGAGACGGTCACGGGCGGTGCCTGGCGCCGCGAGACCCACGGGTTCGACAGCCTCCCGCTGTACGTCCGGCCCGGCACGGTGCTGCCCTGGGGGGCGCGCACCGACCGGCCGGACTACGACTACCTCGAGGGGCTCGACGTGCGGGTCTTCCCCGGAGGGACGGGCACGCGCACGATCACCGTGACCACGCCCGACGGGAGCTCGCAGGAGTTCACGGCCGACCTCGGCGAGGTGACACGATGA
- a CDS encoding carbohydrate ABC transporter permease yields MAATTAIVTAGKTRERPRGGMTKKRAIDWLLFIAVILGALVVMVPFYLILVNAFKSPVDYATSGPFALPQAIDFTGIQAFWERVNFPQKVWNSIFISGTVAVLAVVISLLNAFAIGIGRVRGRSWIVLLFLMANLLPQEALLYPLYYMFKSVGLYDSVWSVIIVFTVIQAAFGTYLLASVLGTFPKEVLEAASIDGATRWQILWRVVFPITRPTLSVLLIFFFIWTWNEFLIPLTFLPSNASQTVPVAISVLTGDRLMDVTTTAGAALLSIIPTIIFFLIFQRTLTRGITAGAVK; encoded by the coding sequence ATGGCTGCGACGACCGCGATCGTCACTGCGGGCAAGACCCGCGAGCGCCCCCGCGGCGGCATGACGAAGAAGCGCGCGATCGACTGGCTGCTGTTCATCGCCGTCATCCTCGGCGCCCTCGTCGTGATGGTGCCCTTCTACCTGATCCTCGTCAATGCGTTCAAGTCTCCCGTCGACTACGCGACGTCCGGCCCGTTCGCACTGCCGCAGGCGATCGACTTCACGGGCATCCAAGCCTTCTGGGAGCGCGTGAACTTCCCGCAGAAGGTGTGGAACTCGATCTTCATCTCGGGCACCGTCGCGGTGCTCGCGGTGGTCATCTCGCTGCTCAACGCCTTCGCGATCGGCATCGGACGGGTACGTGGACGCTCGTGGATCGTGCTGCTGTTCCTGATGGCGAACCTGCTGCCCCAGGAGGCGCTGCTCTACCCCCTGTACTACATGTTCAAATCGGTGGGCCTCTATGACAGCGTGTGGTCGGTCATCATCGTGTTCACGGTGATCCAGGCGGCGTTCGGCACGTACCTCCTCGCGTCGGTGCTCGGCACGTTCCCCAAGGAAGTGCTCGAGGCCGCTTCCATCGACGGCGCCACCCGCTGGCAGATCCTGTGGCGGGTCGTCTTCCCGATCACGCGCCCGACGCTCTCGGTGCTGCTCATCTTCTTCTTCATCTGGACGTGGAACGAGTTCCTCATACCGCTCACGTTCCTGCCGTCGAACGCCAGCCAGACCGTTCCCGTCGCGATCAGCGTCCTGACCGGAGATCGGCTCATGGACGTCACGACGACGGCGGGAGCCGCGCTGCTGAGCATCATCCCGACCATCATCTTCTTCCTCATCTTCCAGCGCACCCTCACGCGCGGCATCACGGCAGGAGCAGTCAAGTAA
- a CDS encoding carbohydrate ABC transporter permease: MSVITRAEPGARTKLPPEQPSIPQRKGGTAGYWLYLLPGFVLLLVIVIIPLIFNIYLTFTEWRGVRTPEFIGLENWFKIFTDEDFWTSFTNSVWMVLAMVVIPTTIGLIVAALLFDVVGRKFGGKVGSFLRATYYLPQILPIAVAGIVIGWMFRPGATGSVNQMLAVFGIPAYDWLGQMPSALLVLMGVLVWVQLGYPIVVFMAALQRVDPELYEAAELDGANWFQRFSAITMSIIRPEIFVVTLTCTIAALKVFGPVYIITQGGPAGATLVPAYYAYTEFFTKRNIGYGATIATVLTVLVVVVSIIFIRVQNSMERKERAGL, translated from the coding sequence ATGTCTGTCATCACCCGCGCCGAACCCGGCGCGCGCACGAAGCTTCCCCCCGAGCAGCCCTCCATCCCGCAGCGCAAGGGCGGCACCGCAGGCTACTGGCTCTATCTTCTGCCGGGGTTCGTCCTTCTCCTCGTCATCGTCATCATCCCGCTCATCTTCAACATCTATCTGACGTTCACCGAGTGGCGCGGCGTCCGGACCCCCGAGTTCATCGGCCTCGAGAACTGGTTCAAGATCTTCACCGACGAAGACTTCTGGACCTCCTTCACGAACTCCGTCTGGATGGTCCTCGCGATGGTCGTGATCCCCACGACGATCGGACTCATCGTCGCGGCTCTCCTCTTCGACGTCGTCGGCCGCAAGTTCGGCGGCAAGGTCGGCAGCTTCCTGCGGGCCACCTATTACCTTCCCCAGATCCTCCCCATCGCCGTCGCCGGCATCGTGATCGGCTGGATGTTCCGCCCGGGTGCGACGGGGTCCGTGAACCAGATGCTCGCGGTGTTCGGCATCCCCGCCTATGACTGGCTGGGGCAGATGCCGTCCGCTCTGCTCGTGCTCATGGGCGTCCTCGTCTGGGTCCAGCTCGGCTACCCCATCGTCGTGTTCATGGCGGCGCTCCAGCGCGTCGACCCGGAGCTGTACGAGGCGGCGGAGCTCGACGGTGCGAACTGGTTCCAGCGGTTCTCGGCGATCACGATGAGCATCATCAGGCCCGAGATCTTCGTCGTGACGCTCACATGCACCATCGCGGCACTGAAGGTCTTCGGGCCCGTGTACATCATCACGCAGGGCGGTCCCGCCGGGGCGACGCTCGTGCCCGCCTACTACGCGTACACCGAGTTCTTCACCAAGCGGAACATCGGCTACGGCGCGACCATCGCAACGGTCCTCACGGTCCTCGTCGTGGTGGTCTCCATCATCTTCATCCGGGTGCAGAACTCGATGGAGCGCAAGGAAAGGGCGGGACTCTGA